The Algoriphagus sanaruensis genome window below encodes:
- a CDS encoding SMP-30/gluconolactonase/LRE family protein, which yields MKHSNWLILFTLAACSAPKSQESVEQEVMTIGSVERLDSAINALISADAKIEVLASGFEWAEGPLWLEDQQALIFTDVPTNKIWKWTEDDSLSLFLSPSGYLGDRTDKREPGANGLALDVEGNLILCQHGERQVGRMLSTLDAPKAEFEALATGYQSKRFNSPNDLVFNSKGQLFFTDPPYGMDPWDEKELDFQGVYRLDSDDKVNLLVDTLSRPNGIGLSPDERILYIAQSDPEKARYYAFDLDEQGNVISGKVLFDATVFQSEIRKGLPDGLKVHSSGVLFATGPGGVLVISPEGKQLGTILTENGTANCGFDSDEKYLYMTADGFLMRIALR from the coding sequence ATGAAACACTCCAATTGGTTAATCCTATTTACACTTGCTGCATGTTCTGCTCCCAAATCTCAGGAATCTGTAGAGCAGGAAGTAATGACTATTGGCTCGGTCGAACGGCTCGATTCTGCAATTAATGCCTTGATCTCAGCCGATGCAAAGATTGAAGTCTTGGCTTCCGGTTTTGAATGGGCTGAAGGGCCTCTTTGGTTAGAAGATCAGCAAGCACTCATTTTTACCGACGTACCCACCAATAAAATCTGGAAATGGACTGAGGATGACAGTCTTTCGCTTTTCTTGAGTCCTTCGGGCTACTTGGGAGATCGGACAGACAAGCGGGAGCCAGGGGCCAATGGCTTGGCCTTGGATGTGGAGGGCAATTTGATTTTGTGCCAACATGGAGAAAGACAGGTGGGGAGAATGCTTTCTACTCTGGATGCTCCGAAAGCAGAATTTGAAGCCTTGGCCACCGGATATCAGAGTAAACGATTCAATAGTCCCAATGACTTAGTGTTTAATTCAAAGGGTCAGCTTTTTTTCACTGATCCTCCTTATGGCATGGATCCTTGGGATGAGAAGGAATTGGATTTTCAGGGAGTTTATCGATTGGATTCGGATGACAAAGTGAATTTATTGGTGGATACACTTAGTCGTCCGAATGGAATTGGCTTGAGCCCTGACGAAAGGATACTTTACATTGCACAATCCGATCCAGAAAAAGCCCGGTATTATGCTTTCGATTTGGATGAACAAGGAAATGTGATTTCCGGAAAAGTGCTTTTTGATGCGACTGTATTCCAAAGCGAAATCCGAAAAGGCCTTCCTGACGGACTAAAGGTGCATTCCAGCGGAGTTCTTTTTGCCACCGGTCCTGGAGGGGTTTTGGTGATCAGTCCGGAAGGAAAGCAACTTGGGACAATCCTTACCGAAAACGGTACGGCAAATTGTGGCTTTGATTCCGATGAAAAGTATCTGTATATGACTGCTGATGGGTTTTTGATGCGAATAGCTTTGAGGTAG
- a CDS encoding N-acetyltransferase, whose protein sequence is MKPQVRLTQSPSDLQGILDLQWENHLSQLSSEAKKESGFVTVRHTLAQLESMHHLAPHVMADYQGQTAGYVLAMTKASRTLIPVLFPMFDLFDEISYRGKKISDYDYMSVGQVCVGKDFRGQGLFDSMYGAYRDAYSDSYDFAITEIALSNTRSLAAHKRVGFEIIHEYEDYTQPWAIVLWDWK, encoded by the coding sequence ATGAAACCTCAAGTTCGACTCACTCAATCTCCCTCTGATCTCCAAGGAATTCTCGATCTCCAATGGGAAAATCACCTGAGCCAACTTTCTTCGGAGGCAAAAAAGGAAAGCGGTTTTGTGACGGTGAGACATACTTTAGCCCAATTGGAATCCATGCATCACCTTGCTCCGCATGTGATGGCAGACTATCAGGGTCAGACCGCAGGCTATGTTTTAGCGATGACAAAGGCATCCCGAACCTTGATTCCTGTGCTATTTCCGATGTTTGATCTATTCGATGAGATCTCATATCGTGGAAAAAAAATCTCCGATTACGACTACATGAGTGTAGGCCAAGTTTGCGTAGGTAAGGATTTTAGAGGACAAGGGCTTTTTGATTCCATGTATGGAGCCTATCGAGACGCCTATTCCGATTCCTATGATTTTGCCATTACAGAAATCGCACTGAGCAATACCCGATCTCTAGCAGCTCATAAGCGGGTAGGGTTTGAAATTATTCATGAATACGAGGACTATACCCAACCCTGGGCGATTGTGCTTTGGGATTGGAAATAA
- a CDS encoding arylsulfatase: protein MKHHLILFSVLIVLSCQGKDQIRTPSEFPPNVIFILADDLGYGDLGFLGQQYIETPNIDRLAADGMFFTQHYAGAPVCAPSRSTLITGLHTGHTPVRGNFEVKPEGQYPMPDTLMTLSKIFQEAGYATGAFGKWGLGFVGTSGDPSNQGFDQFYGYNCQRYAHRYYPAYLWENQTKVDLPGNDWTNKDTYAPDLIQEKTLEFIERNKQNPFFLFMPIVMPHAELAAPEDELFQKYRQKFGDENPHQAPKGGDYGPEMLIPGYQSAAYPRATFAAMVERIDRYVGEVVEKLEKLGLSENTLIIFTSDNGAHFEGGADYDFFDSNGPFRGLKRDLYEGGIHVPLVVKWPGKVAAGTQSDHVSAFWDWLPTLAELIGKETPKHIDGISFLPSILGKGSQSKHSNLYWEFHELGGRQAVLSQNWKLVKYQVKDPGKTTVELFDLAADPGEEVNLASQFPEKVLELEQLIRQQHQPNPVFNSFDQ, encoded by the coding sequence ATGAAGCATCATCTAATTCTCTTTTCTGTTTTGATAGTTCTTTCCTGTCAGGGAAAGGATCAAATCCGAACTCCTTCCGAATTTCCTCCAAACGTGATTTTTATTCTTGCCGATGATTTGGGATATGGCGATTTGGGGTTCTTAGGTCAGCAGTATATCGAGACCCCGAATATTGACCGTTTGGCAGCTGATGGAATGTTTTTTACGCAACATTATGCTGGAGCGCCAGTTTGTGCCCCTTCCCGGTCTACCTTAATTACCGGTCTGCACACGGGTCACACTCCTGTAAGAGGGAATTTTGAAGTGAAACCCGAAGGGCAATACCCCATGCCGGATACCTTGATGACCTTGAGTAAAATATTCCAAGAGGCAGGTTATGCGACTGGGGCCTTTGGAAAGTGGGGTTTGGGTTTTGTAGGAACTTCTGGTGATCCGAGCAATCAAGGTTTTGACCAGTTTTATGGCTATAACTGTCAGCGGTATGCGCACCGATACTACCCGGCCTACCTTTGGGAAAATCAAACCAAAGTAGATTTGCCAGGAAATGATTGGACGAATAAGGATACTTATGCTCCGGATTTGATTCAGGAAAAGACTCTGGAATTTATTGAAAGGAATAAGCAAAATCCTTTTTTCCTCTTTATGCCGATCGTGATGCCTCATGCTGAGCTTGCGGCTCCAGAGGACGAACTTTTTCAAAAGTATCGTCAAAAGTTTGGCGATGAGAATCCTCACCAAGCTCCTAAAGGGGGTGATTATGGTCCTGAAATGCTGATTCCAGGCTATCAATCTGCAGCTTATCCGAGGGCAACATTTGCCGCCATGGTGGAGCGAATTGATCGATATGTGGGAGAGGTAGTAGAAAAACTCGAAAAATTGGGCCTGAGTGAGAATACCCTAATCATTTTCACTTCGGATAACGGAGCGCACTTCGAAGGTGGGGCTGATTATGATTTCTTTGATAGTAATGGTCCTTTCCGAGGTTTGAAAAGGGATTTGTACGAGGGAGGAATTCATGTTCCGTTAGTGGTGAAATGGCCTGGAAAAGTGGCCGCAGGAACCCAATCAGACCATGTTTCTGCATTTTGGGATTGGTTGCCGACCTTGGCTGAGTTGATTGGGAAAGAGACTCCAAAACATATTGACGGTATTTCTTTTTTACCTTCCATTCTGGGCAAAGGAAGTCAATCCAAGCATTCCAATTTGTACTGGGAATTTCATGAGTTGGGAGGGAGGCAAGCCGTCTTAAGTCAAAATTGGAAACTCGTAAAATACCAAGTGAAGGATCCGGGTAAGACTACTGTGGAGTTATTTGATTTGGCGGCAGATCCGGGAGAAGAGGTGAATTTAGCCTCCCAATTTCCCGAAAAAGTGCTTGAACTTGAGCAACTCATTAGGCAGCAACATCAACCTAATCCGGTATTTAACTCATTTGATCAATAA
- a CDS encoding glycoside hydrolase family 3 protein, with product MKSYLPISMILALGLSACERNQITEEQLTEDVILVKQSMGQTLGYSKTSGVTILQESGFAFKDLNKNGELDVYEDWRLPVEERAKDLASKISKEQIAGLMLYSSHQSIPANPQGFGAGTYGGKPISESGMPTSSISDQQKQFLQEDNLRHVLITRVESPRIAAEWNNNVQAFVEGLGFGIPANNSSDPRHSPVASTEYNAGAGGTISMWPESLGMAATFDPALVQRFGEIASEEYRALGISTALSPQIDLGTEPRWNRIKGTFGEDSKLAADLARAYVDGFQTSSGDAEITGGWGFHSVNAMVKHWPSGGPEEGGRDGHFAYGKFAVYPGNNFAEHLVPFTEGAFKLNGPTGKATAVMPYYTISFGQDKNGESVANGYSKYLITDLLRGEYGYEGVVCTDWGVTGDERENVNTFAGKPWGMETATIAERHFKVLMAGGDQFGGNNDKVPVLEAFEMMEKEMGEEAARVRMEQSAVRLLRNIFNAGLFENPYLDPSVTEQKVGNAQFMEEGYTAQVKSVVLLKNEAQALPIKERKKVFIPQRYLPSTVNWWGMKSEAKWIDPVNLEIAAKYFDVVKTAAEADFSLVFVESPESGTGYDLADREKGGNGYVPISLQYSPYKAELARDQSLAAGDPVLDPEVTNRSYKNKSVETANYQDLVTILETKKAMGDKPVFVVIKAANPMVMAEFESEVQGIFFHFGVQDQVIFDLVSGKYEPSALLPIQLPASMATVETQLEDTAHDMEVHVDAAGNAYDFTFGLNWSGVIQDERVAKYKRK from the coding sequence ATGAAATCTTATTTACCTATTTCCATGATACTTGCGCTAGGTCTGTCGGCTTGTGAGCGCAATCAAATTACGGAGGAGCAATTGACCGAAGATGTAATTCTGGTCAAACAGTCTATGGGGCAGACGCTTGGCTACTCCAAAACTTCCGGCGTAACGATTCTTCAAGAATCTGGATTTGCCTTTAAGGACTTAAATAAAAATGGAGAATTGGATGTCTATGAGGACTGGCGTCTTCCTGTGGAGGAAAGAGCTAAAGATTTGGCCTCCAAAATTTCCAAGGAGCAAATCGCCGGTTTGATGCTTTATAGTTCCCATCAGTCTATTCCTGCAAATCCACAGGGATTTGGCGCGGGGACCTATGGAGGTAAGCCAATCTCAGAAAGCGGAATGCCAACTTCTAGCATTTCAGATCAGCAAAAACAGTTTTTGCAAGAAGATAACCTTCGACATGTACTGATTACCCGAGTGGAAAGTCCAAGAATTGCCGCGGAATGGAATAACAATGTGCAGGCTTTTGTTGAAGGACTCGGTTTTGGAATTCCTGCAAATAACAGTTCCGATCCTCGGCACAGTCCAGTAGCAAGTACCGAATACAATGCAGGCGCTGGTGGCACGATCTCCATGTGGCCAGAATCCTTGGGAATGGCTGCAACTTTTGACCCAGCTTTAGTGCAACGATTTGGTGAAATTGCATCAGAAGAATATCGGGCCTTGGGGATTTCTACCGCGCTTTCCCCTCAGATCGATTTGGGAACGGAACCTAGATGGAATCGAATCAAAGGGACTTTTGGAGAAGATTCCAAATTAGCGGCTGACTTGGCAAGAGCTTATGTGGATGGATTCCAGACCTCTTCAGGAGATGCTGAAATCACTGGTGGTTGGGGATTTCATAGTGTAAATGCCATGGTGAAGCACTGGCCCAGTGGAGGTCCTGAAGAAGGCGGTCGCGATGGACATTTTGCCTACGGAAAATTTGCGGTGTACCCTGGAAATAACTTTGCGGAGCACCTGGTTCCTTTTACCGAAGGAGCCTTCAAGTTGAATGGCCCTACGGGAAAAGCTACCGCAGTGATGCCTTATTACACCATTTCATTTGGACAGGATAAAAATGGTGAATCGGTGGCGAATGGCTATTCCAAGTACCTGATCACAGATTTGCTTCGCGGGGAATATGGCTATGAAGGAGTCGTGTGTACCGATTGGGGAGTGACAGGGGATGAACGAGAAAATGTAAACACCTTCGCTGGAAAGCCTTGGGGAATGGAAACTGCCACGATTGCAGAGCGTCATTTTAAGGTGTTGATGGCTGGTGGAGATCAATTCGGAGGAAATAATGATAAAGTTCCTGTTTTGGAAGCCTTCGAAATGATGGAAAAGGAAATGGGAGAAGAAGCAGCTCGAGTTCGAATGGAACAATCTGCGGTTCGTTTGCTTCGGAATATTTTCAATGCAGGATTATTTGAAAATCCATACCTGGATCCATCGGTTACTGAGCAAAAAGTAGGAAATGCGCAGTTTATGGAAGAGGGATATACTGCACAGGTAAAGTCAGTGGTTTTACTGAAAAATGAAGCTCAGGCATTGCCAATTAAAGAGCGGAAAAAAGTATTTATTCCTCAGCGCTATTTGCCTTCCACTGTCAATTGGTGGGGGATGAAGTCTGAGGCAAAGTGGATCGATCCAGTGAATCTGGAGATTGCTGCGAAGTATTTTGATGTGGTGAAAACGGCCGCTGAAGCAGATTTTTCCTTGGTTTTTGTGGAAAGTCCAGAGTCAGGAACTGGCTATGACCTTGCCGATCGGGAAAAAGGGGGGAATGGCTATGTGCCGATTTCACTCCAATATAGTCCATACAAGGCAGAGCTTGCGCGTGATCAAAGTCTTGCAGCAGGAGATCCAGTTTTGGATCCGGAGGTGACCAACCGATCCTATAAGAATAAGTCTGTGGAAACGGCCAATTACCAAGACCTGGTGACCATTCTTGAAACCAAAAAAGCGATGGGAGACAAGCCGGTATTTGTGGTAATCAAAGCAGCCAATCCCATGGTGATGGCTGAATTTGAATCAGAAGTTCAAGGGATATTCTTTCACTTTGGGGTGCAGGATCAGGTGATTTTTGACTTGGTGAGTGGTAAATACGAACCTTCTGCCTTGCTTCCCATCCAGTTACCGGCTTCAATGGCGACGGTAGAGACACAGTTGGAAGACACCGCGCATGATATGGAAGTGCATGTGGATGCTGCAGGCAATGCCTATGATTTCACCTTCGGACTCAACTGGTCAGGAGTGATCCAAGACGAGCGAGTAGCGAAGTATAAGCGAAAGTAA
- a CDS encoding helix-turn-helix transcriptional regulator, producing MNTSERLNLLDECLGRPTFKVRYETFKSYLAEKFDVVNYSPRTFHRDLSELREKIEIEFPELVEEHGDLIRFDKRNNEYKYQLPDFSVNHRLTNSELNTIARKLGFNKHLFEGGNHESLVNKLRSIALMLEFESEHEPLEWNPLELIGTRCGSQNLDIILDCIYKKQPIRVIRERFGRKGTTYEILPLLIKEYHNGWYTGWYVLGYPISEGNQTITLDIKPLRLLALDGIKEVIPMAQKPKIKIPKGFNPSDYFKNSLGIIRSNLKGDLHPEPVEFQTLEGSWIYDYLKEYPVHNSQEILFDDPEKRLLKIRITVEVDDDLRQFLLKFSNEIKQIIQTKVP from the coding sequence ATGAACACCTCGGAACGACTTAACTTACTTGATGAGTGCCTAGGAAGACCCACATTTAAGGTTCGCTACGAGACCTTCAAATCTTACTTGGCGGAAAAATTCGATGTGGTTAACTATAGCCCTCGAACTTTCCATCGAGATCTTAGTGAATTAAGAGAGAAAATAGAAATTGAGTTTCCAGAACTTGTTGAAGAACATGGAGATTTAATTCGCTTTGATAAGCGTAATAATGAGTACAAGTATCAACTACCTGATTTTAGCGTTAACCATCGACTCACCAACTCAGAATTAAATACAATCGCTCGGAAATTAGGTTTCAATAAGCATCTTTTCGAAGGAGGCAACCATGAATCATTGGTGAATAAACTTAGAAGTATCGCATTGATGCTTGAGTTTGAGTCAGAACATGAACCTTTGGAATGGAATCCTTTGGAGTTAATTGGAACCCGATGTGGATCTCAAAATCTGGACATCATACTCGATTGCATTTATAAAAAACAACCCATTCGGGTGATCAGAGAGCGGTTTGGAAGAAAAGGAACTACCTATGAAATACTCCCCTTGCTAATAAAAGAGTATCACAATGGCTGGTATACTGGCTGGTATGTGTTGGGTTATCCAATATCCGAAGGAAATCAAACCATTACCCTTGACATCAAACCATTGAGATTACTTGCTTTAGATGGAATTAAGGAGGTAATACCGATGGCCCAAAAACCCAAAATCAAAATCCCCAAAGGGTTCAACCCCTCAGATTACTTCAAAAACTCACTGGGAATCATTCGATCCAACCTCAAAGGAGACCTTCACCCTGAACCAGTAGAGTTCCAAACCTTGGAAGGCTCCTGGATTTATGACTACCTGAAAGAATATCCAGTGCACAACAGCCAAGAAATTCTATTTGATGATCCGGAAAAAAGGCTCTTAAAAATCAGAATTACGGTAGAGGTAGATGATGATTTGAGGCAGTTTTTATTGAAGTTTTCAAATGAAATCAAACAAATCATTCAAACTAAAGTACCCTAA
- a CDS encoding ThuA domain-containing protein, which produces MNYPKNLRSLLFLLVLLGVGLASCSKKREGEPKVLIFSKTAGFYHESIPNGIAAIQKLGAENGFSVDTTKNAELINEENLAQYAAVIFLSTTADVLNHYQEADFERYIQSGGGFVGIHAAADTEYEWGWYGRLVGGYFSDHPGINDPHPNVQPGKITKTGEKHPSVDFLPESWERTDEWYSYKNVNPNTKKLLLLDESSYQGGMDMGEHPIAWYHDFDGGRAWYTGGGHTKESYEESEFLSHLLAGINYAIGDNLELDYSKAKSKRVPEENRFIKTTLSIGEFTEPTEMTILPNLDILVAQRRGEILHYDQATGEMKEVAKFDVYWKAEVQGVNAEEGLMGLQKDPNYATNNWVYAYYAPAGDKEVNRLSRFKFANGVWDMSSEQIILEVYSQRNICCHTGGSITFDAEGNLFLSTGDNSTPFNQPNTPYKLNGYAPLDGREGNKQWDARRSSGNSNDLRGKILRIKVAEDGSYTIPEGNLYPQGTEGARPEIYTQGLRNPYRISVDQKNGFLYWGEVGPDASNDSLDVKGPRGYDEVNQARKAGHFGWPYTIGDNYSYREYNYETGELGQAFDPAGPENNSPNNTGLKKLPPVEPAFIWYPYGASPEFPQLGTGGRNAMAGPVYYSDMYPAETRMPDYFDGKLFIYDWIRGWIKVVTMQENGDFDKMEPFMPGTKFNALMDMEMGPDGKIYILEYGNGWFTKNPDAGLFRIDYNGGNRAPVVTELSSDKTSGKEPLTVTFTAKASDPEKDPMTYTWDLGNGETKTTNEPTLTHTFNSTGDFEVSVKASDPAGLSGTSIPVNVYSGNTAPEIQITVDGNQSFYFPGKKVSYTVAATDIDEPGAALDMGSLYVSADYVSGIDLAEADMGHKVMSEAMTGKSLVQSLTCKTCHKENEASIGPAYTEVAKKYRERDRNYLLDKIRKGGGGVWGETAMPANPDLKSADANALVTYILSLKSDAKPSLAAKGSLDATLGKSPSPTGALVISATYTDKGGENIKPLTGANSLVLTSNSPSLALASDFKGYNKMVFNGQTLLTIPGETGSFGFPATDLTGIGSVSMNLAIQGEITKPLTFEIRQDSPSGPVVGQGAVNPGKGMEVPGMPIPMFMTSIPVTGGQDGQKHKLFFVSDTQGSDLGTAIVIGVTFNAK; this is translated from the coding sequence ATGAATTACCCAAAAAACCTACGTAGCCTGCTCTTTTTGCTTGTGCTGTTGGGAGTAGGTTTGGCCTCTTGCTCAAAGAAGCGAGAAGGCGAACCGAAAGTGTTGATTTTCAGTAAAACGGCTGGATTCTATCATGAGTCCATTCCTAACGGGATCGCTGCGATCCAAAAATTAGGAGCCGAAAACGGCTTTTCTGTGGATACCACAAAAAATGCAGAATTAATTAATGAGGAGAACCTTGCGCAATATGCAGCAGTGATTTTCCTAAGTACTACTGCCGATGTGTTGAATCACTACCAGGAGGCAGATTTTGAACGGTACATTCAATCTGGTGGCGGGTTTGTTGGAATCCATGCCGCAGCAGATACCGAATACGAATGGGGATGGTATGGCCGACTTGTCGGTGGATATTTTTCAGATCATCCGGGAATCAACGATCCTCACCCAAATGTGCAACCAGGAAAAATCACCAAAACAGGTGAAAAGCATCCTTCAGTAGACTTTCTACCTGAATCTTGGGAGCGTACCGACGAATGGTACAGCTACAAAAACGTCAACCCTAACACCAAGAAGCTCTTATTACTTGACGAATCTTCCTATCAAGGTGGAATGGATATGGGGGAGCATCCGATTGCTTGGTATCATGATTTTGATGGAGGAAGAGCTTGGTACACTGGCGGAGGCCATACCAAGGAGTCGTATGAAGAAAGTGAATTTTTAAGTCACTTACTTGCTGGCATCAACTATGCTATCGGAGACAACCTTGAGTTGGACTACAGCAAGGCTAAATCCAAGCGAGTACCTGAAGAAAACAGATTCATCAAAACCACGCTTTCCATCGGGGAATTTACCGAACCTACTGAGATGACCATATTGCCTAATTTGGACATTTTAGTTGCACAAAGAAGAGGTGAAATCCTGCACTACGACCAGGCAACTGGTGAAATGAAAGAGGTTGCAAAATTTGATGTGTACTGGAAAGCGGAAGTGCAAGGTGTAAATGCCGAAGAAGGTCTGATGGGCTTGCAGAAAGATCCGAATTACGCTACCAATAATTGGGTATATGCCTATTATGCCCCTGCAGGAGACAAAGAGGTAAACCGTCTTTCTCGATTCAAATTTGCCAATGGCGTTTGGGACATGAGCTCTGAGCAGATCATTTTGGAAGTCTATTCACAGCGAAATATCTGCTGCCATACTGGAGGCTCCATCACATTTGACGCTGAAGGAAACCTATTCCTTTCTACAGGAGACAACTCAACTCCTTTCAACCAACCAAATACTCCTTACAAACTCAATGGCTATGCGCCGTTGGATGGACGAGAAGGAAACAAACAATGGGATGCACGAAGAAGCTCCGGTAACTCAAACGATCTTAGAGGAAAAATCCTTCGTATCAAAGTAGCCGAAGATGGAAGCTATACCATTCCTGAAGGAAACCTTTATCCACAAGGAACTGAAGGTGCTAGACCAGAAATCTATACTCAAGGGCTCAGAAACCCATACCGAATTTCTGTCGACCAGAAAAATGGATTTTTGTACTGGGGCGAAGTTGGGCCGGATGCAAGCAATGATTCTTTGGATGTAAAAGGTCCACGAGGATATGATGAAGTAAATCAAGCAAGAAAAGCTGGTCACTTTGGATGGCCATATACTATTGGTGACAATTATTCTTACCGCGAATACAACTATGAAACAGGAGAATTAGGACAAGCTTTTGATCCAGCTGGACCAGAGAACAATTCCCCTAATAATACTGGTTTGAAAAAATTACCTCCAGTAGAACCCGCCTTCATCTGGTATCCTTACGGGGCTTCACCTGAATTCCCACAGTTGGGTACAGGAGGAAGAAATGCCATGGCAGGTCCGGTTTACTATTCGGATATGTATCCTGCAGAGACTCGAATGCCTGATTATTTTGACGGCAAACTTTTCATTTATGACTGGATCCGAGGCTGGATTAAAGTCGTAACCATGCAAGAGAACGGTGATTTTGATAAAATGGAGCCATTCATGCCTGGGACCAAATTCAATGCTTTGATGGATATGGAAATGGGCCCTGATGGAAAGATCTATATTCTGGAATACGGAAATGGATGGTTTACTAAAAATCCAGATGCAGGTCTTTTCCGAATCGATTACAATGGAGGAAATAGAGCTCCAGTGGTAACGGAACTTTCCTCAGATAAAACCTCTGGAAAAGAGCCTTTGACTGTAACCTTTACTGCGAAAGCCAGTGATCCAGAAAAAGATCCAATGACTTACACTTGGGATCTAGGAAACGGAGAAACCAAAACTACCAATGAGCCTACCTTGACTCATACGTTTAATTCTACTGGTGATTTTGAAGTATCTGTAAAAGCCAGTGATCCTGCTGGACTATCTGGAACTAGTATTCCGGTTAATGTCTATTCAGGAAATACTGCTCCAGAAATTCAAATTACAGTGGACGGCAACCAGTCGTTCTACTTCCCTGGCAAGAAAGTGAGCTATACAGTTGCTGCAACGGATATTGATGAACCAGGTGCTGCACTTGATATGGGATCTCTTTATGTATCGGCAGACTATGTATCAGGCATTGACCTGGCTGAAGCAGACATGGGACACAAAGTGATGAGTGAGGCCATGACTGGAAAATCATTGGTTCAATCACTTACTTGTAAGACCTGCCATAAGGAAAACGAGGCCTCAATTGGTCCAGCTTACACTGAGGTAGCTAAAAAATACAGAGAAAGAGATCGAAACTACTTATTGGACAAAATCCGAAAAGGTGGTGGAGGTGTTTGGGGTGAAACAGCCATGCCGGCGAATCCTGATCTCAAATCAGCAGATGCCAATGCACTTGTCACCTATATTCTTTCACTAAAATCGGATGCCAAACCAAGTCTTGCTGCTAAAGGAAGTTTGGATGCAACCTTAGGAAAAAGCCCTTCTCCAACTGGAGCACTTGTAATTTCCGCTACCTATACCGATAAAGGAGGAGAAAATATCAAACCTCTGACTGGAGCAAATTCTTTGGTATTGACCTCGAATTCTCCAAGCTTGGCCTTGGCTAGTGACTTTAAAGGATATAACAAAATGGTCTTTAATGGTCAAACGCTTTTGACTATTCCTGGAGAGACAGGATCATTTGGATTCCCAGCAACCGACCTTACTGGTATCGGTTCAGTCTCCATGAATCTCGCTATTCAAGGTGAAATAACTAAACCACTCACCTTCGAAATCAGACAAGACAGCCCAAGCGGACCAGTTGTAGGCCAAGGAGCTGTTAATCCAGGCAAAGGAATGGAAGTACCTGGAATGCCAATCCCGATGTTTATGACAAGCATCCCAGTGACGGGAGGACAAGATGGTCAGAAGCATAAGCTATTCTTTGTGAGTGACACTCAAGGGTCTGACCTAGGAACAGCAATTGTAATTGGAGTGACTTTCAACGCGAAATAA
- a CDS encoding transmembrane 220 family protein: MKFNQYYFSIWLLLFALFAFWQFNDPDPEVWVSIYAVAMIFCLFGIRGIFPKIPLTIVVVLAVLGAIYFFPGGVGQWVADEWAQKDLTMKTPQMEENRETFGLLTIALALSPALVKAWRKK, encoded by the coding sequence ATGAAATTCAATCAATACTATTTCAGTATCTGGCTTTTACTGTTTGCGTTATTTGCTTTTTGGCAGTTTAATGATCCTGATCCAGAAGTTTGGGTCAGCATCTATGCCGTGGCAATGATCTTTTGCTTATTTGGAATCCGAGGAATATTCCCAAAAATTCCTTTGACAATTGTCGTTGTATTAGCTGTTTTGGGTGCGATCTATTTCTTCCCTGGAGGGGTTGGGCAATGGGTCGCTGATGAATGGGCTCAAAAAGACTTAACCATGAAAACTCCCCAGATGGAGGAAAATCGCGAAACTTTTGGTCTATTGACTATTGCATTGGCCTTGAGTCCTGCGCTGGTAAAAGCTTGGAGAAAAAAATAG
- a CDS encoding NIPSNAP family protein: MRKLMLSLVAMLIAVGSFAQLPKVSKSTYFEIRKYYAHPGKLPDLIKRFENHTRGLFEKVGMENIIYFIPEENTDNSMTYILGYPDEAAREKSWELFLNDPVWKKVYEESRVNGPLVAKIEQTFMVLAPELNDTPIPTGSGIFQMRTYHCFPGKIENIQARFRDHTRALFEKQGLKNYPYWLTVEKDGTQPKLVYLLGHDSKEAFNAAFDRFRTDPEWIKVRDASEESGKIVEKVDAVFFKTLPFSPMK; the protein is encoded by the coding sequence ATGAGAAAATTAATGCTCTCTTTAGTTGCTATGCTTATCGCAGTTGGTTCCTTTGCCCAATTGCCTAAAGTATCCAAATCAACCTATTTTGAAATCCGGAAATATTATGCTCATCCGGGAAAACTTCCGGATTTGATCAAACGATTTGAGAATCATACTCGAGGTCTGTTTGAAAAGGTTGGAATGGAAAATATCATTTATTTCATTCCTGAAGAAAACACGGATAATTCCATGACCTATATCTTAGGTTATCCTGATGAGGCCGCAAGGGAGAAAAGCTGGGAGCTCTTTTTAAATGATCCTGTTTGGAAAAAAGTTTATGAAGAATCCCGAGTAAATGGTCCTCTTGTAGCTAAGATTGAACAAACGTTTATGGTGCTTGCGCCTGAATTGAACGATACTCCAATTCCAACTGGAAGTGGCATTTTCCAAATGAGAACTTACCATTGTTTTCCTGGAAAAATTGAAAATATTCAAGCCCGATTCAGGGATCATACCCGTGCATTGTTTGAAAAGCAAGGGTTGAAAAATTATCCTTATTGGTTGACTGTAGAGAAAGACGGCACTCAACCGAAATTAGTTTACCTATTGGGACATGATTCCAAAGAAGCATTCAATGCCGCATTTGACCGATTCAGAACAGATCCAGAATGGATCAAAGTACGCGATGCCTCTGAAGAATCTGGAAAAATCGTAGAAAAGGTAGATGCTGTATTTTTCAAAACCTTGCCTTTCTCACCGATGAAGTGA